One genomic window of Quercus robur chromosome 6, dhQueRobu3.1, whole genome shotgun sequence includes the following:
- the LOC126733313 gene encoding probable serine/threonine-protein kinase WNK7, which produces MSMAGTESSKDGSGYAEPPHILEIDPTCRYIRYKDVLGKGAFKTVYKAFDEVDGLEVAWNQIRIDDVLQSPDDLERLYSEVHLLKSLKHSNILKFYNSWIDDKNKTVNIITELFSSGNLRQYRKKHKKIEMKAVKGWARQILTGLNYLHSHNPPIIHRDLKCDNIFINGNQGEVKIGDLGLATVMEQATAKSVIGTPEFMAPELYDEDYNELADIYSFGMCMLEMVTFEYPYSECRNSAQIYKKVSSGIKPVALSKVKDLAMKQFIEKCLVPASQRLSAKELLMDPFLQVNKLAKNRSLPLPDIVLPKMGAFGDRWLMSEGPASTRNKPHSIDADNDGNLPIITTIDDGSHSLCVEVKRAQKENSFWLKGERNDEHSVSLILRIADRNGRARNIHFLFYLDSDTANSVSSEMVEQLELADEDVMFIAELIDLLLMKLVPKWKPCVHIDHLVAPNGIQTHEAHQEVSQLLKHDGNLVQSHRNACEAGFTNSTSSGGSIQPVQETNDKLEEIRSHDNFGLQSATTTEDQCSEISYVSATSSELNDQNSSIDSYTSAEMGYGLDRRVRESPFEAEMGASPDHSSKVIDLESSSLVTFPAYTIHYDQDGDEELRMEMEMIELQYQEAIREISKRRHEAIMETRRRRLSQKKIESVC; this is translated from the exons ATGAGCATGGCTGGCACCGAGAGTTCCAAAGATGGTTCAGGTTATGCAGAGCCTCCTCACATTCTTGAGATTGATCCAACTTGTCGCTACATTCGG TATAAAGATGTCCTTGGTAAAGGTGCCTTCAAGACAGT TTACAAGGCCTTTGATGAAGTTGATGGGCTTGAAGTAGCATGGAACCAAATTCGAATTGATGATGTGCTACAGTCACCAGATGACTTAGAGAGGCTGTACTCAGAAGTGCATCTCTTAAAATCACTGAAACAtagcaatatattaaagttttaCAATTCGTGGATCGATGATAAGAACAAGACTGTTAATATTATCACTGAGTTGTTCTCCTCTGGCAACCTTAGACA GTATCGTaagaaacacaaaaagattGAGATGAAGGCTGTGAAGGGATGGGCAAGGCAGATTTTGACAGGTTTGAACTACCTTCACAGTCACAACCCACCAATTATACATAGGGACCTCAAGTGTGATAACATATTTATCAACGGTAACCAAGGAGAAGTTAAAATTGGAGATCTCGGGTTGGCAACTGTCATGGAGCAGGCTACTGCCAAAAGTGTAATTG GAACTCCTGAGTTTATGGCACCTGAACTATATGATGAGGATTACAATGAGTTGGCCGATATATATTCATTTGGCATGTGCATGCTAGAGATGGTGACTTTTGAATATCCTTACAGTGAATGTAGAAATTCAGCTCAAATATACAAGAAAGTTTCATCT GGAATAAAGCCTGTCGCACTCTCTAAAGTAAAAGACCTAGCAATGAAACAATTTATCGAGAAATGTTTGGTCCCAGCATCTCAAAGGCTGTCAGCAAAAGAGCTTTTGATGGACCCTTTTCTCCAAGTAAACAAATTGGCAAAGAATCGTTCTCTACCACTTCCAGATATAGTTCTTCCCAAAATGGGAGCTTTTGGAGATCGTTGGTTGATGTCAGAAGGACCTGCTAGCACACGAAATAAACCCCATTCCATAGATGCTGACAATGATGGTAATCTACCCATTATCACCACTATTGATGATGGGTCCCATTCTCTGTGTGTGGAGGTAAAAAgagcacaaaaagaaaattccttTTGGTTAAAAGGTGAAAGAAATGATGAGCACTCGGTCTCATTAATACTTCGAATAGCTGATCGGAATG GTCGTGCAAGGAATATCCACTTCCTATTCTACCTTGATAGTGATACAGCCAACTCAGTTTCAAGTGAGATGGTTGAGCAACTAGAATTAGCTGATGAGGATGTTATGTTTATAGCTGAGTTGATTGATTTGTTGTTGATGAAGTTAGTGCCTAAATGGAAGCCTTGTGTTCACATTGATCATCTGGTTGCTCCAAATGGAATACAAACTCATGAAGCCCATCAAGAAGTCTCTCAGTTGCTAAAACATGATGGAAACTTAGTACAATCACACCGAAATGCATGTGAGGCCGGTTTCACCAATTCTACTTCCTCTGGTGGGTCCATTCAACCAGTACAGGAAACCAATGACAAACTTGAAGAGATCAGGTCTCATGATAATTTTGGTCTTCAAAGTGCAACCACGACTGAAGATCAGTGTTCTGAGATATCATATGTTTCTGCAACCTCTTCTGAATTGAATGATCAAAATAGTTCTATTGATTCATACACGTCTGCAGAGATGGGGTATGGGCTGGACAGAAGAGTGAGGGAATCCCCATTTGAAGCGGAAATGGGTGCATCCCCTGATCACAGTAGCAAGGTTATAGATTTGGAAAGCAGCAGTTTAGTGACTTTCCCAGCTTATACAATTCATTATGATCAAGATGGAGATGAGGAGTTGAGAATGGAGATGGAAATGATTGAGCTGCAGTACCAGGAGGCCATTAGAGAAATATCCAAGAGAAGACATGAAGCTATCATGGAGACAAGGAGGAGGAGGTTGTCTCAGAAAAAAATAGAGTCAGTTTGTTAG
- the LOC126689683 gene encoding uncharacterized protein LOC126689683: MRENKEKTVASGDEDVAAPTPKVASVQAGKRKSKGISSNVDLDDLPSRRGHKKQKPSKNSLPKVPKFVPPTVNLDEPVDVEPVQIVHPVQSDPPPAPKTSYKPSPSEPSDRPSNLVLDEGYAWRTFKGIVTDHEVNECYNMSVKEFERSGIHDLFKAMSKFYTATCQAKELATEAKTAKDKAKELSHEVLSKKGEVIRLTEDFNRLLGSETKLKNDVEELKADNLEKDTRIVHLEGQVAELTSSLEKAREEAIAAFKKSDEYKNRLDSHYAAGYEDFRADAKDAYPDLDFNSFKLPLATESSVLQTSSEDVNIMDDANTEVTQDEPK; encoded by the exons ATGAgggaaaacaaggaaaaaacagTGGCTAGCGGGGACGAGGATGTTGCTGCTCCAACTCCCAAAGTGGCTTCCGTCCAGGCTGGGAAGAGGAAGTCCAAGGGTATTTCAAGCAATGTGGACCTGGACGACCTTCCCAGTCGTCGTGGCCACAAGAAGCAAAAACCAAGTAAGAATTCCCTTCCCAAGGTTCCAAAGTTCGTACCACCAACAGTGAACTTGGACGAGCCTGTGGACGTGGAGCCCGTCCAAATAGTTCATCCTGTCCAGTCTGATCCTCCCCCTGCTCCCAAAACTTCTTACAAGCCTAGCCCGTCTGAGCCTTCTGATCGTCCCTCTAATTTGGTTCTGGACGAGGGTTATGCATGGAGGACGTTCAAAGGGATCGTCACTGATCATGAAGTTAACGAATGTTACAACATGTCAGTGAAGGAGTTTGAGCGTTCTGGCATCCATGACCTTTTCAAG GCTATGTCAAAGTTTTATACAGCGACTTGCCAGGCCAAGGAGCTTGCTACAGAGGCCAAGACTGCCAAGGATAAGGCTAAGGAGCTAAGCCATGAGGTCTTATCCAAGAAGGGGGAGGTCATTAGGTTGACCGAGGACTTTAATCGTCTGCTGGGAAGCGAGACGAAGCTGAAGAACGATGTTGAGGAGCTCAAAGCTGACAACTTAGAGAAGGATACCCGCATCGTCCATCTAGAAGGACAAGTTGCAGAGCTTACCTCGTCCTTGGAGAAGGCACGTGAAGAAGCAATTGCTGCTTTTAAGAAGTCTGACGAGTATAAGAATCGTCTAGACAGTCATTATGCAGCTGGTTATGAAGACTTCCGTGCTGATGCCAAAGACGCGTATCCTGATTTGGACTTTAACTCGTTCAAGCTTCCTCTTGCTACAGAGAGTTCTGTGTTGCAGACGAGTTCCGAGGACGTCAACATCATGGACGATGCTAACACTGAAGTTACTCAGGACGAACCCAAGTGA